A genome region from Defluviimonas aquaemixtae includes the following:
- a CDS encoding efflux RND transporter permease subunit has product MGLVERTIRNARLTISVLVFLMLAGAQAYITIPKEAEPDIQIPIIYVSLGYQGISPEDSERLLLRPMETSMKTIAGIKEMTATAYQGGGNVLLEFQAGANLEKALDDVRSKVSEAKRDLPSGADEPSVHEVNISEFPVLVVTLAGDVPERVLSRQARELRDRIEEVEGVLDAALQGVRDDLVEIIIDPAKLSSYGLRADQLIAGVNANNQLIAAGALEGDKGRFAIKVPSLIETVEDVANLPVISNGTAIVRARDLAAIRSTHKDPESITRLDGKPAIAIEVSKRTGANLVETVDRVKAVTEEFKKLLPEGAVVSFSQDKSTTIRQLLTDLQNSVLTAVILVFIVILYALSGRASLLIGLAIPASFLIGILGLQLAGLTVNIVVLFSLILAVGMLVDDAIIVTEYAERRMSEGMGKREAFALASHRMTGPVIAATATRVAAFSPLLFWPGIVGEFMKYMPITLIATLSASLVYALYFAPTIGAIIAKPVVEKDRSRNNLYMRFVARAIRHPWLVTLTAVATLVAVPYAYGTYGKGVEFFPNVEPDYGLLYVHARGNLSIDEKDELVAQAEERILGWPGIKTVYTRSGAGGGPGNEVAEDVVGVIQYEFIDWRERKNANAILADLRDEMQGIPGVEIEVSVPDAGPPTGKAIQIRLSAADPRGLKEAATRVADELDETPDVIDVDNGLPPPGIDWEIRVDRAAAARYGISPGAVGSVVQLVTDGLKLSDFRPAGSDDAVDIVLRLPPDQRTISHLDQLRVETTEGPVPIANFVTREPVPTVGTLTRIDGRRTVTVQANIREGIQADPIRQAIAARLAESDLEANGIRWQLAGEDEEQAEASAFLGKAFLAALALIFAVLLAQFNRFISVGLIFSAVIMSTIGVFLGLMIMGQPFGIVMTGIGIIALAGVVVNNNIVLIDTYDNLRREGMEKVEAILETCHERARPVVLTAVTAILGVLPIAFGFNLELMSHETTLGAPSTQWWISLSSAIVFGLAFATVLTLVVTPSLLMLTSRGMGRPGVDKSKKRRWFGWRGKSTASPAE; this is encoded by the coding sequence ATGGGCCTTGTCGAACGGACGATCCGTAACGCGCGATTGACGATTTCGGTTCTCGTCTTCCTGATGCTGGCCGGCGCGCAGGCATACATAACGATTCCAAAGGAAGCCGAGCCGGACATCCAGATTCCGATCATCTATGTCAGCCTTGGCTATCAGGGCATTTCGCCCGAAGATAGCGAACGGCTCCTCCTGCGCCCAATGGAAACGTCGATGAAAACGATCGCCGGCATCAAGGAGATGACGGCGACCGCGTATCAGGGCGGCGGCAACGTGCTGTTGGAGTTTCAGGCTGGCGCCAACCTCGAAAAGGCGCTCGATGACGTGCGCTCAAAAGTCTCGGAGGCGAAGCGCGACCTGCCGTCGGGCGCCGATGAGCCGAGCGTGCACGAGGTCAACATCTCGGAGTTTCCGGTCCTTGTCGTGACGCTCGCAGGCGACGTTCCCGAACGCGTTCTGTCGCGCCAGGCCCGGGAGTTGCGCGACCGGATCGAAGAGGTCGAAGGCGTTCTGGACGCTGCACTTCAGGGCGTGCGCGACGATCTTGTGGAAATCATCATCGACCCGGCCAAGCTGTCGTCCTACGGGCTGCGCGCCGATCAACTCATCGCGGGTGTCAACGCCAACAACCAATTGATTGCTGCCGGTGCGCTCGAGGGCGATAAGGGGCGCTTCGCAATCAAAGTGCCGTCGCTCATCGAAACAGTCGAGGATGTCGCCAATCTGCCAGTCATCTCGAACGGCACCGCGATCGTGCGGGCACGCGATCTGGCGGCGATCCGGTCGACCCACAAGGACCCCGAATCCATCACCCGGCTCGATGGCAAGCCCGCTATCGCGATCGAGGTGTCCAAGCGCACGGGCGCCAACCTCGTCGAGACGGTGGACCGTGTGAAGGCGGTGACCGAGGAGTTCAAGAAGCTCCTGCCCGAAGGTGCCGTCGTGTCGTTCAGTCAGGACAAGTCGACGACGATCCGCCAGCTGCTTACTGATCTTCAGAACTCCGTCCTGACGGCGGTGATCCTCGTCTTCATCGTCATTCTCTACGCGCTTTCGGGCCGAGCGTCGCTTTTGATCGGGCTCGCCATTCCGGCGTCGTTCCTTATCGGGATTCTCGGGCTTCAGCTTGCGGGGCTCACGGTGAACATCGTCGTCCTGTTCAGCCTGATCCTTGCGGTTGGCATGCTCGTCGACGATGCGATCATCGTGACCGAATATGCCGAACGCCGGATGTCCGAAGGCATGGGAAAGCGCGAGGCATTCGCGCTCGCCTCGCATCGGATGACCGGCCCGGTGATCGCGGCCACCGCGACGCGCGTCGCGGCGTTCTCGCCCCTTTTGTTCTGGCCCGGTATTGTCGGCGAGTTCATGAAATACATGCCGATCACGCTGATCGCGACGCTGTCGGCGTCGCTCGTCTACGCGCTCTATTTCGCGCCCACGATCGGGGCGATCATCGCCAAGCCCGTCGTCGAGAAGGACCGGAGCCGCAACAACCTCTACATGCGCTTCGTCGCACGCGCGATCCGGCATCCCTGGCTCGTGACCCTGACCGCCGTCGCGACGCTCGTAGCCGTGCCCTATGCTTACGGAACTTACGGCAAAGGTGTTGAATTCTTCCCCAATGTCGAGCCGGATTACGGGCTTCTATACGTCCACGCCCGCGGCAACCTGTCGATCGACGAGAAAGACGAGCTCGTCGCCCAGGCCGAGGAGCGGATTCTCGGCTGGCCGGGGATCAAGACAGTCTATACGCGCTCTGGCGCGGGCGGGGGGCCGGGCAACGAGGTCGCCGAGGACGTGGTCGGCGTCATCCAGTACGAATTCATCGACTGGCGCGAACGCAAGAACGCGAACGCCATCCTCGCCGACCTGCGCGACGAGATGCAGGGCATCCCCGGTGTCGAGATCGAAGTCTCGGTGCCGGACGCGGGGCCCCCGACGGGCAAGGCGATCCAGATCCGTCTGTCAGCCGCCGATCCAAGGGGGCTGAAGGAAGCGGCGACCCGAGTCGCGGACGAGTTGGACGAAACACCCGACGTGATCGACGTTGACAACGGCCTGCCGCCGCCCGGCATCGACTGGGAAATCCGGGTCGATCGCGCCGCCGCCGCGCGCTATGGCATCTCGCCGGGCGCGGTGGGATCGGTGGTGCAGCTCGTCACCGACGGGCTCAAGCTCTCGGATTTCCGTCCGGCCGGGTCCGACGACGCTGTGGACATCGTCCTGCGCCTGCCGCCCGACCAGCGCACGATCTCCCATCTCGACCAGCTGCGCGTCGAAACCACCGAGGGGCCCGTTCCAATCGCCAACTTCGTGACCCGCGAACCGGTTCCGACGGTGGGCACGCTGACCCGGATCGACGGGCGCCGGACGGTGACGGTTCAGGCCAACATCCGCGAAGGCATACAGGCCGACCCGATTCGGCAGGCCATCGCCGCGCGGCTCGCCGAATCCGATCTCGAGGCGAACGGCATCCGCTGGCAACTGGCGGGCGAGGACGAGGAACAGGCGGAAGCCAGCGCCTTCTTGGGCAAGGCGTTCCTGGCCGCGCTCGCGCTCATCTTCGCGGTGCTGCTCGCGCAGTTCAACCGCTTCATCTCGGTCGGGTTGATCTTCTCGGCCGTCATCATGTCGACGATCGGCGTCTTCCTCGGTCTCATGATCATGGGTCAGCCCTTCGGCATCGTGATGACCGGGATCGGGATCATTGCGCTCGCAGGCGTTGTCGTGAACAACAACATCGTTCTGATCGACACCTACGACAATCTCCGCCGCGAGGGCATGGAGAAGGTCGAAGCGATTCTCGAGACCTGCCATGAACGCGCCCGGCCCGTGGTGCTGACCGCCGTAACGGCCATTCTCGGCGTCCTGCCCATCGCCTTCGGCTTCAACCTCGAACTTATGAGCCATGAGACCACCTTGGGCGCGCCTTCGACCCAGTGGTGGATCTCGCTCAGTTCCGCCATCGTCTTCGGACTTGCTTTCGCGACTGTCCTCACGCTCGTCGTCACGCCGTCGCTCTTGATGCTGACCTCACGCGGCATGGGTCGGCCGGGCGTCGACAAGTCAAAGAAGCGGCGCTGGTTTGGCTGGCGCGGGAAAAGCACGGCGAGCCCGGCCGAATAG